The Streptomyces sp. Je 1-332 genome has a window encoding:
- a CDS encoding PadR family transcriptional regulator, with protein sequence MSLPHAILTALLEKPSSGLELTRRFDKSIGYFWSATHQQIYRELGKLERDGAIRALEQQQATRGQKKEYEVLPAGRAELARWTAASQDPKPLRDTLLLRLRAAAVVGTDGIEADLNRHLTLHRRQLAEYEEIEKRDFPPGKDAVEDRLRHVVLRAGIDLETFWTRWLEQTLEELGAPEA encoded by the coding sequence ATGTCACTCCCGCACGCGATCCTCACCGCCCTGCTCGAGAAGCCTTCGTCGGGGTTGGAGCTGACCCGCAGGTTCGACAAGTCGATCGGCTACTTCTGGTCGGCCACGCACCAGCAGATCTACCGCGAGCTGGGAAAACTGGAGCGGGACGGGGCCATCCGCGCCCTTGAGCAGCAACAGGCGACCCGCGGGCAGAAGAAGGAGTACGAGGTCCTGCCCGCGGGCCGCGCCGAGCTGGCCCGCTGGACGGCAGCGAGCCAGGATCCCAAGCCGTTGCGGGACACGCTGCTGCTGCGCCTGCGGGCGGCGGCGGTCGTCGGAACGGACGGCATCGAGGCTGACCTGAACCGCCATCTCACCCTGCACCGGCGGCAGTTGGCCGAGTATGAGGAGATCGAGAAGCGGGACTTCCCGCCGGGGAAGGACGCGGTGGAGGACCGGCTGCGGCATGTGGTGCTGCGGGCCGGGATCGATCTGGAGACGTTCTGGACGCGGTGGCTCGAGCAGACCCTGGAGGAGCTCGGGGCGCCGGAGGCGTGA
- the dhaL gene encoding dihydroxyacetone kinase subunit DhaL, which translates to MLDAAFFRHWLTSAAALVDREAQRLTELDSPIGDADHGSNLQRGFAAVVATLEKDAPATPGAVLTLAGRQLISTVGGASGPLYGTLLRRTGKALGDAPEVSEQEFADALRAGVDAVSALGGAAHGDKTMLDALVPAVDALSESFDAARAAADEGALATTPLQARKGRASYLGERSIGHQDPGATSSALLFDALAQTAEAGRG; encoded by the coding sequence GTGCTCGATGCCGCATTCTTCCGTCACTGGCTGACCTCGGCCGCCGCACTCGTCGACCGGGAGGCGCAGCGGCTCACCGAGCTGGACTCGCCGATCGGCGACGCCGACCACGGCAGCAATCTGCAGCGTGGGTTCGCCGCCGTGGTGGCCACTCTGGAGAAGGACGCACCGGCCACGCCCGGGGCCGTGCTCACCTTGGCGGGACGGCAGTTGATCTCGACCGTGGGGGGTGCGTCGGGGCCGCTGTACGGGACGCTGCTCCGGCGTACGGGCAAGGCCTTGGGTGACGCGCCCGAGGTCAGCGAGCAGGAGTTCGCCGACGCGCTGCGGGCGGGGGTCGACGCCGTCAGCGCGCTCGGGGGCGCGGCGCACGGCGACAAGACCATGCTGGACGCCCTCGTGCCCGCGGTCGACGCGCTCTCGGAGTCGTTCGACGCGGCGCGTGCCGCCGCCGACGAAGGTGCGCTGGCCACTACGCCGCTGCAGGCGCGCAAGGGCCGGGCCAGCTATCTGGGCGAGCGCAGCATCGGGCACCAGGACCCCGGGGCGACCTCGTCGGCGCTCCTCTTCGACGCGCTCGCGCAGACCGCGGAGGCCGGCCGTGGGTGA
- a CDS encoding fumarylacetoacetate hydrolase family protein — protein MRFAAYEHQQRHRVAVVEDDGTLFPLPRVTSLTALLAETGGLPGLLAAGAAALDAPPGPHVSQVRPLPPLQPTSVRDFVTFEEHVEGVRRSVDGTGGVPEQWYAAPTFYFTNPHAIYGPHQDVPVPPGAAVLDFELEVGAVIGREGRDLTPRQARDHIVGYTVFNDWSARDLQSAEMKAGLGPCKGKDTATTLGPYLVTADTLEPFRDADGFLRLALTAEVNGQVVGKDLLSNMSWTFEEMTAYASRGTRVVPGDVLGSGTCGNGGCLAELWGLRGERTPRPLRAGDTVGLTVEGIGTLTNTVIPGVEPVPLPAGRRRTRERP, from the coding sequence ATGCGTTTCGCCGCCTACGAGCATCAACAGCGCCACCGCGTGGCCGTCGTGGAGGACGACGGCACCCTCTTCCCCCTGCCCAGGGTCACCTCGCTCACCGCCCTCCTCGCGGAAACCGGCGGCCTTCCCGGACTGCTCGCCGCGGGCGCTGCCGCCCTCGACGCGCCGCCCGGCCCGCATGTCTCGCAGGTTCGCCCGCTCCCTCCCCTCCAGCCCACGTCAGTACGGGACTTCGTCACCTTCGAGGAACATGTCGAGGGCGTACGCCGCTCCGTGGACGGAACCGGCGGCGTACCCGAGCAGTGGTACGCGGCGCCGACCTTCTACTTCACCAACCCTCACGCGATCTACGGCCCCCACCAGGATGTGCCCGTGCCGCCCGGGGCAGCCGTGCTGGACTTCGAACTCGAAGTGGGCGCCGTCATCGGGCGGGAGGGCCGCGACCTCACCCCCCGGCAGGCGCGCGACCACATCGTCGGCTACACGGTGTTCAACGACTGGTCGGCCCGCGACCTGCAGTCGGCGGAGATGAAGGCCGGCCTCGGCCCGTGCAAGGGCAAGGACACCGCCACGACCCTGGGCCCTTACCTGGTCACCGCCGACACACTGGAGCCCTTCCGGGATGCCGACGGCTTCCTGCGGCTGGCGCTGACCGCCGAGGTCAACGGCCAGGTGGTCGGCAAGGACCTGCTGTCCAACATGAGCTGGACCTTCGAGGAGATGACGGCCTACGCCTCGCGCGGCACCCGGGTCGTGCCCGGTGACGTGCTCGGCTCCGGGACCTGCGGAAACGGCGGATGCCTCGCCGAACTGTGGGGGTTGCGCGGTGAGCGGACCCCGCGGCCGCTGCGGGCAGGCGACACCGTCGGCCTCACCGTCGAGGGCATCGGCACCCTGACCAACACCGTGATCCCGGGAGTCGAGCCCGTGCCGCTGCCGGCCGGCCGGCGCCGCACCCGGGAGCGGCCGTGA
- a CDS encoding glycoside hydrolase family 75 protein has protein sequence MRIGNAALGAAVGVVLLVPASLPAAAYPQERKSLAIRGGSPDPVSQEGPVSAAALLARTATCQQVSLGKYRTDGGAPANVPVCGKRGAVFWKADMDIDCDGRPSRACNRRTDPLFQNTTAFQESGGRQLSAEGLPYVVVPGASRIWSHTRHGITGGSVAAVIHGGKVLYAVVGDTGPTDLIGEASYAAAKSLGINPDPRSGGTDAGVTYIVFTGPKASPIESHRAAVARGDALARQFLGQN, from the coding sequence ATGCGTATCGGAAACGCGGCACTCGGCGCCGCTGTCGGAGTCGTCCTGCTCGTCCCCGCTTCACTGCCCGCCGCGGCGTATCCGCAGGAGCGCAAGTCGCTCGCGATCAGGGGTGGTTCACCGGATCCGGTCAGCCAGGAGGGGCCCGTGTCCGCAGCCGCCCTCCTGGCCAGGACCGCGACCTGTCAGCAGGTCTCGCTCGGCAAGTACCGTACGGACGGCGGAGCTCCCGCGAACGTACCCGTCTGCGGAAAGCGGGGCGCGGTGTTCTGGAAGGCCGACATGGACATCGACTGCGACGGGCGGCCGAGCAGGGCCTGCAACCGGCGCACGGACCCGCTGTTCCAGAACACCACCGCGTTCCAGGAATCGGGCGGCCGCCAGCTGAGCGCCGAAGGACTTCCGTACGTCGTCGTGCCGGGCGCGAGCCGCATCTGGAGCCACACGCGGCACGGCATCACAGGCGGCTCGGTGGCCGCCGTCATCCACGGCGGAAAGGTCCTGTACGCCGTCGTGGGCGACACCGGACCCACCGACCTCATCGGCGAGGCGTCGTACGCGGCGGCCAAGTCCCTCGGCATCAACCCCGACCCCCGGTCCGGCGGCACCGACGCGGGCGTCACCTACATCGTCTTCACCGGCCCCAAGGCGTCCCCCATCGAGAGCCACCGGGCCGCGGTCGCCCGGGGCGACGCGCTGGCCCGGCAGTTCCTCGGCCAGAACTGA
- a CDS encoding ABC transporter substrate-binding protein — translation MRSTMSRRGFLAAGSGLTAATTLPAVAGCSTLASADSDPDTLVVHSQLGTTAPGSPTYLSALNTFREENPGLKVKNLVNGDDLAQVYETSRLARKEPDVVMVNLYDKTLAWTDVGATVDVKGYMDDWGLRKRVLPVALGAWTDGKGRLRAFPYFATNWPVAYNTALLDKAGVDAIPTTGDQLIAAARKLRAKGIAPVTVGGNDWTGQKLLAQIIQTFLTPDEARKVFTSGDFSGSRGARDGIEYFAALRDAGVFADKAQGLTSDTMTTQFNTEAAAIQSAMSSALAKVPEKVARHTEVGGWPLAPDAAHDKPTILRTYTLIGFWISPNGTKKLDAVEKFLRFMYRPDTVSRFIKESGRDMALRSDTLSTDFPLVADAQKLGDDVSEALLPDVYVPPAATQPLITATSTAFTRGTSPAKVRSVLEAAYRTA, via the coding sequence GTGCGCTCAACGATGAGTCGGCGCGGCTTCCTCGCCGCAGGTTCAGGCCTGACCGCCGCCACCACCCTGCCCGCCGTCGCCGGCTGCTCCACGCTGGCGTCGGCGGATTCCGATCCCGACACGCTCGTGGTGCACAGCCAGCTCGGCACCACCGCGCCGGGCTCGCCCACGTACCTGTCCGCCCTGAACACCTTCCGGGAGGAGAACCCGGGCCTGAAGGTGAAGAACCTCGTCAACGGCGACGACCTCGCGCAGGTCTACGAGACCTCACGGCTCGCCCGCAAGGAGCCGGACGTCGTCATGGTGAACCTCTACGACAAGACGCTGGCCTGGACCGATGTCGGGGCCACCGTCGACGTCAAGGGATACATGGACGACTGGGGGCTGCGAAAGCGCGTCCTGCCCGTCGCCCTCGGCGCCTGGACCGACGGCAAGGGACGGCTTCGGGCCTTCCCGTACTTCGCCACCAACTGGCCGGTCGCCTACAACACCGCGCTGCTCGACAAGGCCGGGGTCGACGCCATCCCCACCACCGGCGACCAGCTGATCGCCGCGGCCCGCAAGCTCCGCGCCAAGGGCATCGCGCCGGTGACCGTCGGCGGCAACGACTGGACGGGCCAGAAGCTCCTGGCGCAGATCATCCAGACCTTCCTGACCCCCGACGAGGCGCGGAAGGTGTTCACGAGCGGTGACTTCAGCGGCAGCCGGGGCGCCCGCGACGGCATCGAGTACTTCGCCGCCCTGCGCGACGCGGGAGTCTTCGCCGACAAGGCACAGGGCCTGACCTCCGACACGATGACGACGCAGTTCAACACCGAGGCGGCGGCCATCCAGTCCGCGATGTCGTCGGCACTGGCGAAGGTCCCGGAGAAGGTCGCCCGGCACACCGAGGTCGGAGGCTGGCCCCTCGCGCCGGACGCCGCGCACGACAAGCCGACGATCCTGCGGACATACACCCTGATCGGGTTCTGGATCAGCCCGAACGGCACGAAGAAGCTGGACGCGGTCGAGAAGTTCCTGCGCTTCATGTACCGGCCCGACACCGTCTCGCGGTTCATCAAGGAGAGCGGGCGCGACATGGCGCTGCGCTCCGACACGCTCAGCACGGACTTCCCGCTGGTCGCCGATGCGCAGAAGCTCGGCGACGACGTCAGCGAGGCCCTGCTGCCCGACGTCTACGTCCCGCCGGCCGCGACGCAGCCGCTGATCACCGCGACCAGTACGGCGTTCACGCGTGGCACGAGCCCCGCCAAGGTGCGTTCCGTGCTCGAAGCCGCGTACCGCACCGCATGA
- a CDS encoding fibronectin type III domain-containing protein encodes MRRTPHLSTPFTRLSALSALLAVGACSLTACAWGGDKDAKDVRPPAAPRGVTVEAGSATTAHVMWNRATDDTEVTGYDVYRGSTRVERVSGGKHMVDVGGLKPSTAYTFTVRARDAEGNVGEPSKKLTVTTPAATAADRKPPSRPGSPRGTVEGSRAVTLSWGASKDDQGVASYEIHQGTSKIHSVGGSELRTLVTGLRPGTTYRFTVKALDAADNASPASRTVRLTTAAGRDDGRGTAPTDFRAKTRHTDGAYYIELAWTPPVTGGAVAEYQIHLDGKNATSLVFGGTAPQKKATHSFYIGKEPGDTHRVKLRAKLPDGTWGGFTPEQKVTTGRRP; translated from the coding sequence GTGCGACGGACCCCCCACCTGTCCACCCCCTTCACCCGCCTCTCCGCCCTTTCCGCCCTCCTCGCCGTCGGCGCCTGCTCCCTCACCGCCTGTGCCTGGGGCGGCGACAAGGATGCGAAGGACGTGCGACCCCCGGCAGCCCCGCGAGGCGTCACGGTCGAGGCGGGCAGTGCCACCACCGCCCACGTCATGTGGAACCGCGCGACGGACGACACCGAAGTCACCGGCTACGACGTGTACCGGGGTTCCACCAGGGTCGAGCGCGTGTCCGGCGGCAAGCACATGGTGGACGTCGGCGGCCTGAAGCCGTCCACCGCCTACACCTTCACCGTCCGCGCCCGGGACGCCGAAGGGAACGTCGGCGAGCCCAGCAAGAAACTGACGGTCACCACGCCGGCCGCCACCGCCGCGGACCGGAAGCCGCCCTCACGCCCCGGCTCGCCGCGGGGCACGGTGGAGGGGAGCCGGGCGGTGACGCTGTCCTGGGGCGCGTCCAAGGACGACCAGGGCGTCGCCTCGTACGAGATCCATCAGGGCACGTCCAAGATCCACAGTGTGGGCGGGAGCGAGCTGCGCACCCTCGTCACCGGGCTGCGTCCCGGCACCACCTACCGCTTCACCGTCAAGGCGCTCGACGCGGCCGACAACGCGTCCCCGGCCAGCCGTACCGTCCGTCTCACCACCGCGGCGGGCCGGGACGACGGGCGCGGCACCGCGCCGACGGACTTCCGCGCGAAGACCCGGCACACCGACGGGGCGTACTACATCGAGCTGGCCTGGACGCCGCCGGTCACCGGCGGCGCGGTGGCCGAGTACCAGATCCACCTCGACGGGAAGAACGCCACCTCACTGGTGTTCGGCGGTACGGCGCCGCAGAAGAAGGCCACGCACAGCTTCTACATCGGCAAGGAGCCCGGCGACACCCACCGGGTGAAGCTCCGGGCCAAGCTCCCCGACGGGACGTGGGGCGGCTTCACCCCCGAGCAGAAGGTCACCACGGGCCGGCGCCCTTGA
- a CDS encoding NADPH-dependent 2,4-dienoyl-CoA reductase, whose product MSRYPNLLNPLDLGFTTLPNRVLMGSMHVGLEEAPDGFRRMAEFYATRARGGVGLIVTGGIAPNELGRPWDGGAKLTTEAEAREHAGITAAVHAEGGKIAMQILHFGRYAYHEGLVAPSAIKAPISPFVPRTLEDAEVEQTIEDFVRAAELAKLAGYDGVEVMGSEGYLINEFIAAPTNQRDDRWGGAYENRIRFPVEIVRRIRERVGADFIIIYRLSMLDLVPGGSTLEEVVHLAKEIEAAGATIINTGIGWHEARIPTIATSVPRGAYTFVTKKVMGQVSVPLVTTNRINTPEIAEQLLADGAADMVSLARPLLADPDFVAKAKAEQSDAINTCIGCNQACLDHTFNLQITSCLVNPRACHETELVLAPTRTKKRVAVVGAGPAGLAFAVSAAERGHDVTLIDAASEIGGQLNVARKVPGKEEFDETLRYFRTQLELHGVEVWLNTRATAESLAKAAYDEVVVATGVTPRTPEIPGIDHPSVVGYLDVLRDSAPVGERVAIIGAGGIGFDVAEYLTDSGDKASLDPVTYFRQWGVDMDYKDRGGLTAPDRPTPPRSVHLLQRKTSKVGQGLGKTTGWIHRTELRHRGVTMVAGASYDLIDDAGLHITVDGQSTVIPVDTVVLCSGQDPRRDLYEELLAGGHSAHLIGGADVAAELDAKRAIKQGTELAAAL is encoded by the coding sequence ATGAGCCGCTACCCGAACCTGCTGAACCCCCTGGACCTGGGCTTCACCACCCTGCCCAACCGGGTCCTGATGGGGTCCATGCACGTGGGCCTCGAAGAGGCGCCGGACGGCTTCCGGCGGATGGCGGAGTTCTACGCGACCCGTGCGCGAGGCGGTGTCGGCCTCATCGTCACGGGCGGTATCGCCCCGAACGAGCTCGGCCGCCCCTGGGACGGAGGCGCCAAGCTGACCACCGAGGCGGAGGCGCGGGAGCACGCGGGCATCACGGCCGCCGTGCACGCCGAGGGCGGCAAGATCGCCATGCAGATCCTGCACTTCGGGCGGTACGCCTACCACGAGGGCCTCGTCGCGCCGAGCGCGATCAAGGCGCCGATCAGCCCCTTCGTGCCGCGCACCCTGGAGGACGCCGAGGTCGAGCAGACCATCGAGGACTTCGTGCGCGCCGCCGAACTCGCCAAGCTCGCGGGCTACGACGGCGTCGAGGTCATGGGTTCCGAGGGCTACTTGATCAACGAGTTCATCGCGGCCCCCACCAACCAGCGCGACGACCGCTGGGGTGGTGCCTACGAGAACCGCATCCGCTTCCCCGTCGAGATCGTCCGCCGCATACGCGAGCGCGTCGGCGCGGACTTCATCATCATCTACCGCCTCTCGATGCTGGACCTCGTCCCCGGCGGCTCGACCCTCGAAGAGGTCGTCCACCTCGCCAAGGAGATCGAGGCGGCGGGCGCCACGATCATCAACACCGGCATCGGCTGGCACGAGGCGCGCATCCCCACCATCGCCACGTCGGTGCCGCGCGGTGCGTACACCTTCGTCACGAAGAAGGTCATGGGCCAGGTCTCCGTACCGCTCGTGACCACCAACCGCATCAACACCCCCGAGATCGCGGAGCAGTTGCTCGCCGACGGCGCCGCCGACATGGTGTCCCTGGCCCGCCCGCTGCTCGCCGACCCGGATTTCGTGGCCAAGGCGAAGGCCGAGCAGTCCGATGCCATCAACACCTGCATCGGCTGCAACCAGGCCTGCCTGGACCACACCTTCAACCTCCAGATCACCTCCTGCCTGGTGAACCCGCGCGCCTGCCACGAGACCGAGCTCGTCCTCGCGCCGACCCGCACCAAGAAGCGCGTCGCCGTCGTCGGCGCGGGCCCGGCGGGACTCGCCTTCGCGGTGTCGGCGGCCGAGCGCGGCCACGACGTCACGCTCATCGACGCCGCGTCCGAGATCGGCGGCCAGTTGAACGTCGCGCGCAAGGTCCCCGGCAAGGAAGAGTTCGACGAGACCCTGCGCTATTTCCGCACCCAGCTCGAACTGCACGGCGTAGAAGTGTGGTTGAACACCCGCGCCACCGCGGAGAGCCTCGCGAAGGCGGCGTACGACGAAGTGGTCGTCGCCACCGGAGTCACCCCCCGCACCCCCGAGATCCCCGGCATCGACCACCCCAGCGTGGTCGGCTACCTCGACGTGCTGCGCGACAGCGCGCCGGTGGGGGAGCGCGTCGCGATCATCGGCGCGGGCGGCATCGGCTTCGACGTGGCCGAGTACCTCACCGACAGCGGCGACAAGGCGAGCCTGGACCCGGTGACGTACTTCCGTCAGTGGGGCGTCGACATGGACTACAAGGACCGCGGCGGCCTGACCGCGCCCGACCGCCCCACCCCGCCGCGCTCCGTGCACCTCCTGCAGCGCAAGACGTCCAAGGTCGGACAGGGCCTCGGCAAGACCACGGGCTGGATCCACCGCACCGAGCTGCGCCACCGCGGCGTCACGATGGTCGCCGGCGCGAGCTACGACCTCATCGACGACGCGGGCCTGCACATCACTGTCGACGGACAGTCCACGGTCATCCCCGTCGACACGGTCGTCCTCTGCTCGGGCCAGGACCCGCGCCGCGACCTGTACGAGGAGCTGCTCGCCGGCGGGCACAGCGCGCACCTCATCGGAGGCGCGGACGTCGCCGCCGAGCTGGACGCCAAGCGGGCCATCAAGCAGGGCACGGAGCTGGCCGCGGCGCTGTGA
- the dhaK gene encoding dihydroxyacetone kinase subunit DhaK, whose translation MKMLINVAETVVADALRGMAAAHPDLTIDVDNRVIVRRDAPVEGKVALVSGGGSGHEPLHGGFVGPGMLSAACPGEVFTSPVPDQMVRAAAAVDSGAGVLFVVKNYTGDVLNFDMAAELAEDEGIQVAKVLVNDDVAVTDSLYTAGRRGTGATLYVEKIAGAAADEGQPLERVEAIARRVNENARSFGVALSACSTPAKGSPTFDLPSGELELGVGIHGEPGRERRPMMTSSEIADYAVDVVLGDLQPRNPVLVLVNGMGATPLLELYGFNAEVQRVLAERGVVVAHTLVGNYVTSLDMAGASVTLCQVDEELLRLWNAPVRTAGLRWGI comes from the coding sequence ATGAAGATGCTCATCAACGTGGCGGAGACGGTCGTGGCGGACGCGCTGCGGGGCATGGCGGCCGCGCATCCCGATCTGACGATCGACGTGGACAACCGCGTGATCGTGCGCAGGGACGCCCCCGTCGAGGGGAAGGTCGCCCTCGTCTCCGGCGGGGGCTCCGGGCATGAGCCGCTGCACGGTGGGTTCGTCGGGCCGGGGATGTTGTCCGCGGCCTGTCCCGGTGAGGTGTTCACCTCGCCCGTGCCGGATCAGATGGTGCGGGCCGCTGCCGCCGTGGACAGCGGGGCGGGGGTGCTGTTCGTCGTGAAGAACTACACGGGGGACGTCCTCAACTTCGACATGGCGGCGGAGCTCGCCGAGGACGAGGGCATCCAGGTCGCGAAGGTCCTCGTGAACGACGACGTGGCCGTCACCGACAGCCTCTACACGGCGGGCCGCCGCGGCACCGGTGCGACGCTCTACGTGGAGAAGATCGCGGGGGCGGCGGCCGACGAGGGCCAGCCGTTGGAGCGGGTGGAGGCGATCGCGCGGCGGGTGAACGAGAACGCGCGGAGTTTCGGCGTCGCGCTCAGCGCCTGCTCCACGCCGGCCAAGGGCAGTCCCACGTTCGATCTGCCGTCCGGCGAGCTGGAGTTGGGCGTCGGCATCCACGGCGAGCCCGGCCGTGAGCGGCGCCCGATGATGACGTCGAGCGAGATCGCGGACTACGCCGTGGACGTGGTGCTCGGGGACCTTCAGCCGCGCAACCCCGTACTCGTGCTCGTGAACGGCATGGGGGCCACTCCCCTCCTCGAGTTGTACGGCTTCAATGCCGAGGTCCAGCGCGTCCTCGCCGAGCGCGGTGTCGTCGTGGCACACACGCTGGTCGGCAACTACGTGACATCGCTTGACATGGCCGGGGCCTCCGTCACCCTGTGCCAGGTCGACGAGGAGCTGCTGCGGCTCTGGAACGCCCCGGTGCGTACGGCGGGGCTTCGCTGGGGTATCTGA
- a CDS encoding amidohydrolase family protein → MSTPTVDVHAHVLLPEVEALVAGLPGHEASRALDARRNGPEALAVSGPMVRERLPALTDPAVRLAAMDEQGVDLQLVSPSPSHYHYWAGEETAERVYRLANEATASHCSAAPGRLHGLGLVPLQHPALMVRALEHALEQGLSGVEISSHAPGRELSDPAYAPFWSRADETGSLIFLHPFGCTLDDRLDRWYLSNTVGQPTENAVALSHLIFSGVLDRHPGLKVIAAHGGGYLPTHIGRSDHAWSARPDAGAGCAHLPSSYLARLYFDSLVHDPHVLRELVRVAGADRVLLGSDFPFDMGSDDPVRALRSAGLSKDDFDAVRGANAAALLDIIPA, encoded by the coding sequence GTGAGCACGCCCACCGTCGACGTGCACGCCCACGTCCTGCTGCCCGAGGTCGAGGCACTCGTCGCGGGCCTGCCCGGCCACGAAGCGTCCCGGGCCCTGGACGCTCGCCGCAACGGCCCCGAGGCTCTCGCGGTGAGCGGCCCCATGGTGCGCGAACGCCTCCCCGCGCTGACCGACCCCGCCGTACGTCTGGCCGCGATGGACGAGCAGGGCGTTGATCTCCAGCTCGTCAGCCCCTCCCCCTCGCACTACCACTACTGGGCCGGTGAGGAGACGGCCGAAAGGGTGTACCGGCTGGCCAACGAAGCGACGGCGTCGCACTGTTCGGCCGCTCCCGGCCGGTTGCACGGTCTGGGGCTCGTGCCGCTCCAGCACCCCGCTCTCATGGTGCGTGCCCTGGAACACGCCCTGGAACAGGGCCTGTCCGGCGTGGAGATCTCCAGTCACGCACCCGGGCGCGAGCTGTCCGACCCGGCCTACGCGCCGTTCTGGTCCCGCGCCGATGAGACGGGCTCGCTCATCTTCCTGCACCCTTTCGGCTGCACGCTCGACGACCGTCTGGACCGGTGGTACCTGTCCAACACCGTCGGCCAGCCCACCGAGAACGCCGTCGCCCTCTCCCATCTCATCTTCTCCGGAGTCCTCGACCGGCACCCCGGCCTGAAGGTGATCGCGGCGCACGGCGGCGGCTATCTGCCCACCCACATCGGCCGCTCCGACCACGCCTGGTCGGCCCGCCCCGACGCGGGCGCCGGCTGCGCGCACCTGCCGAGCAGCTACCTCGCCCGGCTGTACTTCGACTCCCTCGTCCATGACCCGCACGTCCTGCGGGAACTGGTCCGCGTCGCGGGAGCAGACCGTGTCCTGCTCGGGTCCGACTTCCCCTTCGACATGGGAAGCGACGACCCGGTCAGGGCCCTGCGGTCGGCCGGCCTGTCCAAGGACGACTTCGACGCCGTACGCGGCGCGAACGCCGCCGCCCTGCTCGACATCATCCCCGCCTGA
- a CDS encoding PTS fructose transporter subunit IIA: protein MGDDKLVGIVLVSHSGPVAESVAALATGLAGGGTTAPVAAAGGTEDGGLGTSSELIAAAAAKVDGGAGIAILTDLGSAVLTVKALIAEGDELPEGARLVDAPFVEGAVAAVVAASAGADIAAVEAAAVEAYSYRKV, encoded by the coding sequence GTGGGTGACGACAAGCTGGTCGGCATCGTCCTCGTCTCGCACAGCGGGCCCGTCGCCGAATCCGTCGCCGCCCTTGCCACGGGGCTCGCGGGCGGCGGGACGACCGCACCCGTGGCCGCCGCGGGCGGCACCGAGGACGGCGGCCTCGGCACCAGCTCGGAGCTCATCGCCGCGGCCGCCGCGAAGGTGGACGGCGGCGCGGGCATCGCGATCCTCACCGATCTGGGCAGTGCGGTCCTGACCGTGAAGGCGCTGATCGCCGAGGGCGACGAGCTCCCGGAAGGTGCCCGCCTGGTGGACGCCCCGTTCGTGGAGGGCGCGGTCGCGGCGGTGGTGGCCGCCTCCGCGGGCGCCGACATCGCGGCGGTGGAGGCCGCGGCGGTCGAGGCGTACTCCTACCGGAAGGTGTGA
- a CDS encoding VOC family protein, whose protein sequence is MSARLLTHLRHVDLAVPDYEKQLDFYSGVWGLSKVAEDSGVSFLAAEGSPEQYVVRLRKAEEKRLDLVSYGAASAADVDALAEQLLAADVQLVSRPGKVDTPGGGYGFRFFDVDGRTIEVSADVEVRKHRKIEEKEAIPVKLSHVVLNSPDLNRTREWYERHLGFRLSDSLSSPHMGEVMHFMRISNQHHSMAIARGPHTALHHISFEMRGIDEYMRGSGRVMRAGFRKIWGPGRHLAGDNTFTYFLDPHGNTVEYTTELEDLDEDTWHPHVYDFSEPEVTDQWGTANAMNELVAKESFNDVDRGVFVAPPV, encoded by the coding sequence ATGAGCGCACGTCTGCTCACCCATCTGCGGCACGTCGATCTCGCCGTACCCGACTACGAAAAGCAACTCGACTTCTACTCCGGCGTCTGGGGCCTGTCCAAGGTCGCCGAGGACTCCGGTGTCTCCTTCCTGGCCGCGGAGGGCTCGCCCGAGCAGTACGTCGTCCGGCTGCGCAAGGCCGAGGAGAAGCGCCTCGACCTCGTCTCCTACGGCGCGGCGAGCGCGGCTGATGTCGACGCCCTGGCCGAGCAACTCCTGGCTGCTGACGTCCAGTTGGTCTCACGGCCCGGCAAGGTCGACACCCCCGGAGGCGGCTACGGCTTCCGCTTCTTCGACGTCGACGGGCGCACCATCGAGGTCTCCGCCGACGTCGAGGTCCGAAAGCACCGCAAGATCGAGGAGAAGGAGGCCATCCCCGTCAAGCTCTCGCACGTGGTGCTCAACTCCCCCGATCTGAACCGGACTCGGGAGTGGTACGAGCGTCACCTCGGATTCCGCCTCTCGGACAGCCTGAGCTCACCGCACATGGGCGAGGTCATGCACTTCATGCGGATCAGCAACCAGCATCACTCCATGGCCATCGCCCGGGGCCCGCACACCGCCCTGCACCACATCTCCTTCGAGATGAGGGGCATCGACGAGTACATGCGCGGCTCCGGCAGGGTCATGCGTGCCGGGTTCAGGAAGATCTGGGGGCCGGGCAGGCACCTGGCCGGCGACAACACCTTCACCTACTTCCTCGACCCCCACGGCAACACCGTCGAGTACACCACCGAGCTGGAGGACCTGGACGAGGACACCTGGCATCCCCACGTCTACGACTTCTCCGAGCCAGAGGTCACCGACCAGTGGGGCACCGCCAACGCCATGAACGAGCTGGTCGCCAAGGAGTCGTTCAACGACGTCGACCGCGGTGTGTTCGTCGCGCCGCCGGTCTGA